From a single Mangifera indica cultivar Alphonso chromosome 19, CATAS_Mindica_2.1, whole genome shotgun sequence genomic region:
- the LOC123202901 gene encoding agamous-like MADS-box protein AGL104 translates to MGRVKLEIKRIENNTNRQVTFSKRRNGLIKKAYELSILCDIDIALIMFSPSGRLSHFSGKKRIEDVFSRFVNLPDQEREHALNFPDQRRHPDIQNKDYLLRALQELRSENDIALQLANPAAINNDIEELQHEVGRLQHQLQMAEDQIRTYEPDPLRLTSMKDIESCEKNLVDTLTRVVQRKDYLLSNHLSSYDPSSMQQCQQAMPTSFENEVVGWLPDGDHNQTQMFDASASLNQLRDLSTATYEPLLAGTSSNTGPHGMGECQMTNPGGENYPTWHQAYVPTGLGSSSMSSTLYPHIQQHGLMGTEATEIMQGEQVDIPINSHNIQSDNEQNPTS, encoded by the exons AACAACACAAATAGGCAAGTTACGTTCTCAAAGCGTAGAAATGGACTCATCAAGAAGGCTTATGAACTTTCTATCCTTTGTGATATTGATATTGCTCTCATCATGTTCTCCCCTTCTGGTCGTCTCAGTCACTTTTCTGGGAAAAAAAG GATTGAGGATGTGTTTTCTCGTTTTGTTAATCTCCCCGATCAAGAAAGAGAACA TGCTTTGAATTTTCCTGACCAACGCAGACACCC TGATATTCAAAACAAAGAT TATCTGCTAAGGGCTCTGCAGGAATTAAGGAGTGAAAATGACATTGCTCTTCAACTAGCCAA TCCTGCGGCCATCAACAATGACATtgag GAACTCCAACATGAGGTTGGCAGGTTGCAACACCAACTTCAAATGGCTGAGGACCAGATAAg GACATATGAACCTGACCCTTTAAGGCTAACATCTATGAAAGATATAGAATCCTGTGAGAAAAATCTTGTTGATACTTTGACACGAGTAGTGCAAAGAAAG GATTATCTATTGAGTAACCATCTATCTTCTTACGACCCATCTAGCATGCAG CAATGTCAACAAGCAATGCCAACCTCTTTTGAGAATGAAGTTGTTGGCTGGCTGCCTGATGGCGACCATAACCAAACCCAAATGTTCGATGCATCAGCCTCTCTAAATCAACTCAG GGATTTATCAACTGCAACATATGAGCCATTGTTGGCAGGAACCAGCTCGAACACAGGTCCACATGGCATGGGAGAATGCCAAATGACAAATCCGGGTGGCGAAAATTATCCGACATGGCATCAGGCTTATGTGCCAACAGGGCTCGGTTCCTCTTCCATGTCATCTACCTTATACCCTCACATTCAG CAGCATGGGTTGATGGGTACAGAGGCAACAGAGATTATGCAAGGTGAGCAGGTTGATATCCCAATCAATAGCCACAATATACAATCGGACAATGAACAAAATCCCACAAGTTGA
- the LOC123202839 gene encoding zinc finger CCCH domain-containing protein 15 homolog yields MKREEDERKIMGAEEEQLNEKSPSTANPITPAQFLSWKRQKDADTSARKAEAARKRAEDIAAGTVQMNGRELFLHEPWVFDNH; encoded by the exons ATGAAAAGAGAGGAAGACGAACGAAAAATCATGGGTGCAGAAGAGGAGCAACTAAACGAGAAATCACCCTCTACCGCCAATCCCATCACCCCGGCCCAATTTCTCTCCTGGAAGCGCCAGAAG GATGCTGATACATCAGCTCGAAAAGCTGAGGCAGCTAGGAAACGTGCAGAGGATATAGCTGCAGGAACAGTTCAAATGAATGGCAGGGAGCTTTTCTTGCATGAACCTTGGGTTTTTGATAACCATTAA